A window of the Pseudomonas fluorescens genome harbors these coding sequences:
- a CDS encoding molybdopterin molybdotransferase MoeA — MNPVGKPGKTGSLMPVEEAFARLLEMAESSRIVECEFLPLAQVQGRVLAQDLISTLDLPPWPKSAMDGYALNLADWTGEPLPVSQKIFAGQAPLPLKPGTCARIFTGAPVPAGADCVEMQENAEIHADERVSFIEAMVAGQNIRPQGQETTVGELVLPAGTRLGPIEQGLAASLGCAGLDVIRRVRVAVLSTGDELVEPGTTLGPGQIYNSNRVLLCSWLQRLGCEVVDAGILPDDLPTTRARLGELQDVDLILSTGGVSVGEADFLGIALREEGELTLWKLAIKPGKPLTVGHFRGVPVIGLPGNPASTLVTFALLTRPYLLRRQGVQDVEPLKFSVPAGFVWPQAGNRCEFLRGRLEQGQAIIYRNQSSGVLRSAAWAEGLVEVQEGRVLAKGDQVPFIPLSELLG, encoded by the coding sequence GTGAATCCCGTGGGTAAGCCGGGCAAGACCGGCAGCCTGATGCCGGTTGAAGAGGCATTCGCGCGGTTGCTGGAAATGGCCGAGAGTTCACGGATTGTCGAATGCGAGTTTTTGCCACTGGCTCAGGTTCAGGGGCGGGTGCTGGCGCAGGATCTGATTTCGACGCTGGATCTGCCGCCGTGGCCGAAAAGCGCCATGGACGGTTATGCCTTGAATCTGGCCGACTGGACCGGCGAACCGTTGCCGGTCAGTCAGAAAATCTTCGCCGGGCAGGCACCGTTACCCTTGAAGCCAGGCACCTGCGCACGGATCTTTACCGGTGCGCCGGTACCTGCCGGTGCCGACTGTGTCGAGATGCAGGAAAACGCCGAGATTCATGCCGATGAGCGCGTGAGCTTCATCGAGGCGATGGTGGCCGGGCAGAACATTCGCCCGCAAGGCCAGGAAACGACTGTCGGTGAGTTGGTCTTGCCTGCCGGAACCCGACTCGGTCCGATCGAACAGGGGCTGGCTGCATCGCTGGGTTGCGCAGGGCTTGATGTGATTCGCCGGGTTCGTGTGGCGGTGCTGTCCACGGGGGACGAGTTGGTCGAGCCGGGCACGACATTGGGGCCGGGACAGATCTACAACAGCAACCGGGTGTTGTTGTGCAGCTGGTTGCAGCGCCTGGGATGTGAAGTGGTGGATGCCGGTATTCTGCCTGATGACCTGCCCACCACCCGTGCGCGACTTGGTGAACTTCAGGATGTAGACCTGATTCTTTCAACCGGTGGTGTCTCGGTCGGGGAAGCGGATTTCCTTGGCATCGCATTGAGGGAAGAGGGCGAGCTGACACTCTGGAAGCTGGCAATAAAACCTGGCAAGCCGCTGACGGTCGGGCATTTTCGTGGTGTCCCGGTGATTGGATTGCCGGGGAATCCTGCCTCGACACTGGTGACTTTCGCCTTGCTGACCCGACCTTATCTGTTGCGTCGCCAGGGTGTGCAGGATGTCGAGCCGCTGAAGTTTTCGGTGCCCGCAGGATTTGTCTGGCCGCAGGCCGGTAACCGCTGTGAATTTCTGCGCGGCCGTCTGGAGCAGGGTCAGGCGATTATCTACCGTAACCAGAGTTCGGGCGTTCTGCGCAGCGCTGCCTGGGCCGAGGGGTTGGTGGAAGTGCAGGAAGGGCGAGTCCTGGCCAAGGGAGACCAGGTGCCGTTCATTCCGCTCAGCGAACTTCTCGGTTGA
- the moaB gene encoding molybdenum cofactor biosynthesis protein B has translation MKAKADVPFVPLNIAVLTVSDTRTLETDTSGQVFVDRLTAAGHYLAQRVLLKDDLYKIRAQVAHWIAEDVVQVVLITGGTGFTGRDSTPEAVACLLDKQVDGFGELFRQISVADIGTSTVQSRALAGLANGTLVCCLPGSTNAVRTGWDGILAEQLDSRHRPCNFVTHLKQAAPCESRG, from the coding sequence ATGAAAGCCAAGGCTGATGTACCTTTCGTACCGCTCAATATCGCGGTACTCACGGTCAGCGACACCCGAACCCTGGAAACCGATACTTCCGGTCAGGTCTTTGTCGACCGCTTGACGGCCGCTGGCCACTATCTGGCGCAGCGAGTGCTGCTCAAAGATGACCTTTACAAGATCCGTGCGCAAGTCGCCCACTGGATTGCCGAAGACGTGGTGCAAGTGGTGCTGATTACCGGCGGAACCGGTTTTACCGGCCGCGACAGCACCCCGGAAGCGGTCGCTTGCCTGCTGGACAAGCAGGTCGATGGTTTTGGTGAGCTGTTTCGCCAGATCTCGGTGGCCGACATCGGCACCTCCACCGTGCAATCCCGGGCTTTGGCGGGACTGGCCAATGGCACGCTGGTCTGCTGCCTGCCTGGCTCCACCAACGCGGTGCGCACCGGTTGGGATGGGATCCTTGCCGAGCAACTGGACTCACGCCACCGCCCGTGCAATTTCGTCACTCATTTGAAACAGGCGGCGCCTTGTGAATCCCGTGGGTAA
- the mobA gene encoding molybdenum cofactor guanylyltransferase MobA: MTSNTPLSPCSILLLAGGRGQRMGGQDKGLVEWHGEPLIAHLQRKVRPLTDDLIISCNRNRERYAPFADQLVSDDEEDFPGPLAGIRAGLKAARHTHLLVLPCDVPRIDLALLHSMREAASLNSEKPLMLRHDDHWEPLLCVIPVALLPAFENAWKAGERSPGRVMRTLDAQALVCPDNDPRLANLNTPELLSSHNTVSD, from the coding sequence ATGACCTCGAACACGCCATTGTCACCCTGCTCCATCCTGTTGCTGGCGGGTGGACGCGGCCAGCGAATGGGCGGCCAGGACAAGGGGCTTGTGGAATGGCACGGTGAACCACTGATCGCGCATCTGCAGCGCAAGGTTCGGCCGCTGACAGACGATCTGATCATTTCCTGCAACCGCAATCGTGAACGCTATGCGCCGTTTGCCGACCAATTGGTGAGCGATGACGAGGAAGACTTTCCTGGCCCGCTGGCTGGTATTCGCGCCGGCTTGAAAGCCGCGCGCCATACCCACCTGCTGGTACTGCCCTGCGATGTTCCGCGCATCGATCTTGCGCTGCTGCACAGCATGCGCGAGGCGGCCAGTCTGAATTCTGAAAAACCTTTAATGTTGCGCCATGACGATCACTGGGAACCGCTGCTTTGCGTGATCCCGGTGGCGCTCCTGCCCGCTTTCGAAAACGCCTGGAAAGCTGGTGAACGCAGCCCCGGGCGGGTGATGCGCACTCTTGATGCCCAGGCCCTGGTTTGCCCTGACAACGATCCACGTCTGGCCAATCTCAACACCCCTGAACTGTTGAGTTCGCACAACACTGTGTCAGACTGA
- a CDS encoding YgdI/YgdR family lipoprotein, which produces MTQRTLATFMLALGLATLAGCASPTVITLNDGREIQAVDAPKYDEDSGFYEFEQLDGKHTRINKDQIRTVKEL; this is translated from the coding sequence ATGACTCAACGGACCCTCGCCACTTTCATGCTCGCACTAGGCCTCGCTACCCTCGCCGGTTGCGCTTCGCCAACAGTGATCACCTTGAATGACGGTCGCGAAATCCAGGCTGTCGACGCCCCTAAGTATGATGAAGATTCGGGCTTCTACGAGTTCGAACAACTGGACGGCAAGCACACCCGCATCAACAAGGATCAGATCCGCACTGTCAAAGAGCTGTAA
- a CDS encoding pseudouridine synthase, which produces MSSTSTFSAAQNQASTLYLPPGSWRTVLDCLCEHFSAIGRDQWLDRIARGRVLDGQGQPIALDLPYKEGLRIHYFREVPDEKPIPVVESILYADDHLVVADKPHFLPVTPAGEYVEQTLLRRLIRRLDNPHLVPLHRIDRHTAGLVIFSANPQTRSAYQSLFPTRQIEKRYEAIAAALPGLDFPLVHKSRMVDGEPFFRMQEGPGVSNTETAVEVREKNGDLWRYGLYPVTGKKHQLRVHMTALGASICNDPFYPEVLKDVEDDYANPLKLLAQGLRFIDPVTGQVREFESLITLDW; this is translated from the coding sequence ATGTCCAGCACATCAACGTTTTCCGCCGCACAGAATCAGGCCAGCACGCTGTATCTGCCCCCCGGTAGCTGGCGGACAGTGCTCGACTGCCTGTGTGAGCATTTCAGTGCCATCGGGCGCGATCAATGGCTGGATCGAATCGCCCGGGGCCGGGTGCTGGATGGCCAGGGGCAGCCGATTGCGCTGGACTTGCCCTACAAGGAAGGGCTGCGCATTCACTATTTTCGTGAAGTGCCGGATGAAAAGCCGATCCCGGTGGTCGAGTCGATCCTGTATGCGGACGACCATCTGGTGGTGGCGGACAAACCGCATTTCCTTCCGGTGACCCCGGCAGGCGAGTACGTCGAACAGACGTTGCTTCGCCGATTGATCCGGCGCCTGGACAATCCCCATCTGGTGCCGCTGCACCGGATTGACCGGCATACGGCCGGGCTGGTGATTTTCTCTGCCAACCCACAGACGCGGTCGGCGTATCAGTCATTGTTCCCGACACGGCAGATCGAGAAACGCTATGAAGCCATTGCTGCCGCGCTGCCCGGGCTGGATTTCCCGTTGGTGCACAAGAGTCGCATGGTCGACGGCGAACCGTTTTTCCGCATGCAGGAGGGGCCGGGGGTGAGCAATACCGAAACGGCGGTGGAGGTTCGTGAAAAGAACGGCGATCTCTGGCGCTACGGCCTGTACCCGGTGACCGGCAAGAAGCATCAGCTGCGGGTACACATGACGGCGCTGGGGGCGAGCATCTGTAATGATCCGTTTTACCCTGAAGTGCTCAAAGACGTTGAGGATGATTACGCCAATCCGCTCAAGCTGCTGGCGCAGGGGTTGCGATTCATCGATCCGGTCACGGGGCAGGTGCGCGAATTTGAAAGCCTGATCACGCTGGACTGGTGA
- a CDS encoding transcriptional regulator, producing MVNVEQLKSSVNGMSIDVVREAVHELRLDGLVTEGKTPFNKLHFNTCFAEIEALFQRAGYHKQLDVVGYQGLLYALYDPGRWDAVDVLRWLKEFTEAAALKSIPA from the coding sequence GTGGTCAATGTCGAACAGTTGAAAAGCAGCGTGAACGGGATGTCGATTGACGTGGTGCGCGAGGCCGTCCACGAATTGCGCCTGGACGGTCTGGTCACGGAAGGCAAGACTCCCTTCAACAAGCTGCATTTCAATACGTGCTTTGCCGAGATCGAGGCCTTGTTCCAGCGTGCCGGTTATCACAAGCAACTGGATGTGGTCGGATATCAGGGGCTTTTGTACGCCTTGTACGATCCGGGCCGTTGGGACGCCGTGGATGTGCTGCGCTGGCTCAAGGAGTTCACGGAGGCGGCGGCGCTCAAATCGATCCCCGCCTGA
- a CDS encoding glutaredoxin family protein, whose amino-acid sequence MLPECQLFGTLGCHLCEVAEAELMPFVEHGLLVELVDIADDESWFEAYSLRIPVLRRVDTGAELGWPFSADQVVAFLR is encoded by the coding sequence ATGCTTCCTGAATGCCAGTTGTTCGGCACCCTGGGGTGCCATTTGTGTGAGGTCGCGGAGGCCGAACTGATGCCTTTTGTCGAGCATGGTCTGCTGGTGGAACTGGTGGATATTGCTGACGATGAATCGTGGTTCGAGGCCTACAGCCTGCGGATCCCGGTCCTGCGCAGGGTCGATACCGGCGCGGAACTGGGGTGGCCGTTCAGCGCCGATCAGGTGGTGGCATTCCTGCGTTAA
- a CDS encoding cation:proton antiporter encodes MFANLLIILASSLVMIALFRRLRLPPVLGYLCVGLMVGPKAFDWINESEHLPDLAELGVVFLLFSLGLEFSLSKMIALRQVVFRLGSQQVVTTTVLLGSVLMLLGMPATPALLLGAGLSLSSTAIVTKELSSLGEIFSSHGQNAVGVLLFQDVVAVLLLTLVPVFAGSSDQAWYWALPLTLLKTVLLFFGLLLASRWLLPRLFQEVAASRSAELFVLLALVIVLLTAWLTHLLGLSPALGAFLAGMLLGESHYRHQIEADIRPFRDILLGLFFVSIGMLIDLQLFASHSLLIVGMTLGLLVIKGLVVALLVKWRGSDSETAWRSGLALAQGGEFCFALMAQMQQTRLLPAELGALLLAATFCSMLLTPLLLRAAPRIAAALHRKPNQEAQIEEISALNAGFDGHVVICGYGRVGQSIGRFMRNAGQTYVALDNDPVRIQEAATVERDVHYGDSTRGDLLTAVGLLRARLLVIAVDQADVALRVLKEARRLNPAVPILVRTRDDSQSAELKAAGASEVVPELLESSLMLGSHALILLGFPAHRVQEKVDQVRIDRYRLLHGFYPGADDEET; translated from the coding sequence GTGTTTGCCAATCTGCTGATCATTCTGGCGTCGTCCCTGGTGATGATTGCCCTGTTCCGTCGCCTGCGCCTGCCGCCTGTGCTGGGTTATCTGTGCGTAGGGTTGATGGTCGGGCCGAAGGCATTTGACTGGATCAATGAAAGCGAACACTTGCCGGATCTTGCCGAACTGGGCGTGGTGTTTCTGCTGTTTTCTCTGGGGCTGGAATTCTCCCTGTCGAAAATGATTGCACTGCGCCAGGTGGTTTTCCGACTGGGCAGCCAACAGGTAGTAACCACCACAGTGCTGCTGGGAAGCGTGCTGATGCTGCTGGGCATGCCTGCCACACCGGCCTTGTTGCTGGGCGCCGGCCTGTCGTTGTCATCCACGGCAATTGTGACCAAGGAGCTGAGCAGTCTCGGCGAAATTTTCAGCAGCCACGGCCAGAACGCGGTAGGCGTGCTGTTGTTCCAAGACGTGGTGGCCGTGTTGCTGCTGACGCTGGTGCCGGTGTTCGCCGGCAGCAGCGATCAGGCCTGGTACTGGGCACTGCCCCTGACCTTGTTGAAGACCGTGTTGCTGTTCTTCGGTCTGTTGCTGGCCAGCCGCTGGCTGCTGCCACGCCTGTTCCAGGAAGTCGCGGCGTCCCGATCGGCGGAGCTGTTCGTGCTGCTGGCACTGGTAATTGTGCTGCTGACGGCCTGGCTGACCCACTTGCTGGGCCTTTCTCCGGCCCTCGGCGCGTTCCTCGCGGGCATGCTGCTGGGCGAGAGCCATTACCGGCATCAGATCGAGGCCGATATCCGGCCGTTTCGCGACATTCTGCTAGGGCTGTTTTTCGTCAGTATCGGCATGCTGATCGACCTGCAACTGTTCGCCAGCCACAGCCTGCTGATTGTCGGCATGACCCTGGGATTACTGGTGATCAAAGGCCTGGTGGTGGCGCTGCTGGTGAAATGGCGTGGCAGCGACAGTGAAACGGCTTGGCGCAGCGGCCTCGCCCTCGCCCAGGGTGGTGAGTTCTGCTTCGCCCTGATGGCGCAGATGCAGCAGACCCGGCTACTTCCCGCCGAGCTCGGCGCCCTGCTGCTCGCCGCCACCTTCTGCTCGATGCTGCTGACGCCCCTGCTGTTACGCGCCGCACCGCGCATCGCCGCCGCCCTGCACCGCAAACCCAATCAGGAAGCGCAGATCGAGGAAATCAGCGCCCTCAATGCCGGGTTCGACGGGCATGTGGTGATCTGCGGCTACGGCCGTGTCGGTCAGTCGATCGGGCGCTTCATGCGCAATGCCGGGCAAACCTACGTCGCACTGGATAACGATCCGGTGCGGATTCAGGAAGCCGCCACCGTCGAACGCGACGTCCACTACGGCGATTCAACCCGCGGCGATCTGTTGACCGCCGTCGGCTTGCTGCGCGCCAGGCTGCTGGTGATTGCCGTGGATCAAGCCGACGTGGCCTTGCGGGTTCTCAAGGAGGCACGGCGTCTCAATCCGGCAGTACCGATTCTGGTACGCACCCGGGACGACAGCCAGTCGGCCGAGCTGAAAGCAGCCGGCGCCAGTGAAGTGGTGCCGGAACTGCTGGAGTCGAGCCTGATGCTCGGTTCCCATGCCCTGATCCTGCTGGGGTTTCCTGCGCACCGGGTGCAGGAGAAGGTCGATCAGGTGCGCATCGATCGTTATCGCCTGCTTCACGGTTTTTATCCCGGAGCCGACGATGAGGAAACCTAG